The region TGGTTTTCGGTGTGCCGCTAGTGCCGTTCTTTATTGTAGTTTGTGGGCTGGTTCTTTTTCTCTGTTTGGTTTTCGTTTTTCTTTATGATTCTTGCGCCAATTGCAGTTTTTGCAATGCGTCTAATTACAGAAAAAGACGATCAATCATTTAGAATTATCGGTGTTAGTTTATTGCTTGGTGTGCGGCAAAAGCATAAAAACTTATTGGGATGGTATGCACTCTTACTCTGCTATCAGCAATAAGCGAATCGAGAAGCGTTAATCAAAGCTAGGGCGGTGCGTTTAGTGCCGCCCTTGATTTTTAATAACGAGGTAAAAACAAGATGAACATGCCTATTGAAAAGCACGTTG is a window of Iodobacter fluviatilis DNA encoding:
- a CDS encoding VirB3 family type IV secretion system protein encodes the protein MGWFFFSVWFSFFFMILAPIAVFAMRLITEKDDQSFRIIGVSLLLGVRQKHKNLLGWYALLLCYQQ